The following are from one region of the Ruficoccus sp. ZRK36 genome:
- the metK gene encoding methionine adenosyltransferase yields MSKSFIFSSESVGEGHPDKVADYISDSILDACLSGDPKSRVACETLVKSNCVFVAGEITTKSKFNYEDVVRQAIRDIGYINSRDDAVFHADEVFITNCLTSQSPDIKQGVDAAAAEGKDTAEQGAGDQGIMFGYACNQTEELMPAPIMYAHRLLREMAVQRKDVGVEWLRPDVKSQVAVEYVDGQIKDIRNVVISTQHTEDVKHSTIREFCIEEVIKKVLPAELLTDKTEFLINPTGKFVVGGPQGDSGLTGRKIIVDTYGGWARHGGGAFSGKDPSKVDRSAAYFCRWVAKNIVAAGLADECELQVAYAIGYPYPTSIHVDTFGSAKDGLSDAEISAAAQKVFSFKPAEIVGQLDLLRPIYRQSTNYGHFAKADLPWEDISKAAELKAAVCVNA; encoded by the coding sequence ATGAGCAAAAGTTTCATCTTCTCCTCTGAATCCGTTGGCGAGGGCCACCCCGATAAAGTCGCCGATTACATCTCTGACAGCATCCTCGACGCCTGCCTCTCGGGCGACCCCAAGAGCCGCGTGGCCTGCGAAACGCTCGTTAAGAGTAACTGTGTTTTCGTCGCCGGTGAAATCACCACGAAGTCCAAGTTCAACTACGAGGACGTCGTCCGCCAGGCCATCCGTGACATCGGCTACATTAACAGCCGCGACGATGCCGTTTTCCACGCCGACGAGGTGTTTATCACCAACTGCCTGACCTCCCAGTCCCCCGATATCAAGCAGGGTGTGGACGCCGCTGCTGCCGAGGGTAAGGACACCGCCGAGCAGGGTGCCGGTGACCAGGGGATCATGTTTGGCTACGCCTGCAACCAGACCGAAGAGCTGATGCCTGCACCGATCATGTACGCCCACCGCCTGCTGCGCGAGATGGCCGTCCAGCGTAAGGATGTCGGCGTCGAGTGGCTGCGCCCGGACGTGAAGAGCCAGGTCGCCGTCGAGTACGTCGATGGCCAGATCAAGGACATCCGTAACGTCGTCATCTCCACGCAGCACACTGAGGACGTCAAGCACAGCACGATCCGCGAGTTCTGCATCGAGGAAGTGATCAAGAAGGTCCTCCCGGCTGAGCTGCTGACCGACAAGACCGAGTTTCTGATCAACCCGACGGGTAAGTTTGTCGTGGGTGGCCCGCAGGGCGACTCAGGCCTGACCGGCCGCAAGATCATCGTCGATACCTACGGTGGCTGGGCCCGCCACGGTGGTGGTGCCTTCTCCGGTAAGGACCCCTCAAAGGTTGACCGCTCCGCTGCGTACTTCTGCCGCTGGGTCGCCAAGAACATCGTGGCCGCCGGTCTCGCCGACGAGTGCGAGCTGCAGGTCGCCTACGCCATTGGCTATCCTTACCCGACCAGCATCCACGTGGACACCTTTGGCTCGGCCAAGGACGGCCTCTCCGACGCTGAGATCTCCGCCGCCGCCCAGAAGGTCTTCTCCTTCAAGCCCGCAGAGATCGTCGGCCAGCTCGACCTGCTGCGTCCGATCTATCGCCAGTCCACCAACTACGGCCACTTCGCCAAGGCGGACCTGCCCTGGGAAGATATCTCCAAGGCTGCCGAACTGAAGGCCGCCGTCTGCGTAAACGCCTGA
- the ahcY gene encoding adenosylhomocysteinase: MSTETLTTVDYKVKDISLADFGRKEVEIAQFEMPGLVATREKYAAEKPLAGVRIMGSLHMTIQTAVLIETLQALGADVRWCSCNIFSTQDHAAAYVAKNLNIPVFAWKGETLEEYWWCTYQALTWPDGSGPQLIVDDGGDATLLIHKGYELENGSDWVEGEASSHEEKVIKDLLKKVKAEAPTRWHEVVKEWKGVSEETTTGVHRLYEMQKKGTLLVPAINVNDSVTKSKFDNLYGCRESLVDGIKRATDVMISGKVGVVCGYGDVGKGCAQALRAQGANVVVTEVDPICALQAAMEGFRVLTVEDTLGFGDIYVTTTGNCDIITAEHMSKMKDQAIVCNIGHFDNEIQVDAATKLPGVEIEEIKPDNMGAVDKFTFADGHSVYLLAKGRLVNLGCATGHPSFVMSNSFTNQVLAQVELWKNVGTYKPGVYILPKKLDEEVARLHLQKIGCKLTKLSQKQADYIGVGVDGPYKSDHYRY; this comes from the coding sequence ATGTCTACCGAAACTCTCACCACCGTTGATTATAAGGTGAAGGATATCTCCCTGGCCGACTTCGGTCGCAAGGAGGTCGAGATCGCCCAGTTTGAAATGCCCGGCCTCGTGGCCACCCGCGAGAAGTACGCCGCCGAAAAGCCGCTGGCAGGCGTCCGCATCATGGGCTCGCTGCACATGACGATCCAGACCGCCGTTCTGATCGAGACCCTGCAGGCTCTCGGTGCTGACGTGCGCTGGTGCTCTTGCAACATCTTCTCCACGCAGGACCACGCCGCCGCCTATGTGGCCAAGAACCTGAACATCCCGGTCTTCGCCTGGAAGGGCGAAACGCTGGAGGAATACTGGTGGTGCACCTATCAGGCGCTGACCTGGCCGGACGGCTCAGGCCCGCAGCTCATCGTCGATGACGGTGGTGACGCCACACTGCTCATCCACAAGGGCTACGAGCTGGAGAATGGCTCCGACTGGGTCGAGGGTGAAGCCTCCAGCCACGAGGAAAAGGTCATCAAGGATCTGCTCAAGAAGGTCAAGGCCGAGGCCCCGACCCGCTGGCACGAAGTGGTCAAGGAGTGGAAGGGCGTTTCCGAGGAAACCACGACTGGTGTGCACCGTCTGTACGAGATGCAGAAGAAGGGCACGCTGCTCGTCCCCGCCATCAACGTTAACGACTCGGTCACCAAGTCCAAGTTTGATAATCTTTACGGCTGCCGTGAGTCCCTCGTGGACGGCATCAAGCGCGCCACCGACGTGATGATCTCCGGTAAGGTCGGGGTCGTCTGCGGCTACGGCGACGTGGGTAAGGGCTGCGCCCAGGCCCTGCGCGCTCAGGGTGCGAATGTGGTTGTCACCGAGGTAGACCCGATCTGCGCCCTGCAGGCTGCCATGGAGGGCTTCCGCGTCCTCACCGTCGAGGACACCCTCGGCTTTGGCGACATCTACGTCACCACCACCGGTAACTGCGACATCATCACGGCCGAGCACATGTCCAAGATGAAGGACCAGGCCATCGTCTGTAACATCGGTCACTTTGACAACGAGATCCAGGTCGACGCCGCTACGAAGCTGCCCGGCGTGGAGATCGAGGAGATTAAGCCCGACAACATGGGCGCGGTGGACAAGTTCACCTTCGCCGACGGACACAGCGTTTACCTGCTGGCCAAGGGCCGCCTGGTCAACCTCGGCTGCGCCACCGGTCACCCGTCCTTCGTCATGTCCAACAGCTTTACCAACCAGGTGCTGGCCCAGGTCGAGCTGTGGAAGAACGTCGGCACCTACAAGCCCGGCGTCTACATCCTGCCGAAGAAGCTGGACGAGGAAGTCGCCCGCCTGCACCTGCAGAAGATCGGCTGCAAGCTGACCAAGCTCTCGCAGAAGCAGGCCGACTACATCGGCGTCGGTGTCGACGGCCCGTACAAGTCCGACCACTACCGCTACTAG
- a CDS encoding acetylxylan esterase codes for MSITHDFDFDPTYGYTLEAMLKIRAPEPPQDFLPFWEKTYEEALALPLNMEKRVVPGAKRGWNLYEIYYDSWEGVRIGGWLLEPAEGPVTGAIVMGHGYGGREEPEYEWLMPQMAAIFPCARGFHLSACEGIPSVAAEHVVHRIESREDYVIRGCAADLWLAASAVLELYPQARDNLLYVGGSFGGGMGALMLSVDKRFRRAYLNIPTFGNHPLRITLPCVGSGAAVRSYYLDGHPEVLDVLAYYDSAVAAGFIEIPVYVAAALFDPAVPPPGQFAVYNMLSHHKELFLRQADHFELEGNQYDNACVRTRVRRFFMD; via the coding sequence ATGAGCATTACCCACGATTTTGATTTCGATCCCACCTATGGCTATACGCTGGAAGCCATGCTAAAGATCCGCGCGCCGGAGCCGCCTCAGGATTTTCTCCCCTTTTGGGAGAAGACCTACGAAGAGGCGCTCGCGCTTCCTCTCAACATGGAGAAGCGCGTTGTCCCCGGCGCCAAGCGTGGCTGGAATCTGTACGAGATCTACTACGACTCCTGGGAGGGCGTACGAATCGGCGGGTGGCTGCTGGAGCCCGCGGAGGGGCCTGTGACGGGAGCTATTGTCATGGGCCATGGATACGGCGGACGCGAGGAGCCCGAGTACGAGTGGCTCATGCCACAGATGGCGGCTATCTTTCCCTGTGCGCGTGGGTTCCACCTCTCCGCCTGCGAGGGCATCCCGAGTGTGGCTGCCGAGCATGTTGTGCATCGGATCGAGAGCCGCGAGGACTACGTGATCCGGGGCTGCGCGGCCGATCTGTGGCTGGCGGCGTCGGCGGTGCTGGAGCTGTATCCGCAGGCTCGTGACAACCTGCTCTATGTGGGCGGGAGCTTCGGCGGAGGTATGGGCGCACTCATGCTCAGCGTGGACAAGCGTTTCCGCCGGGCGTATCTGAATATCCCGACGTTCGGGAATCATCCGTTACGCATTACCCTGCCGTGCGTCGGTAGTGGGGCAGCGGTGCGCAGCTACTATCTGGACGGGCACCCCGAGGTGCTGGATGTACTGGCCTACTATGACTCAGCGGTCGCAGCCGGTTTCATCGAGATTCCGGTATATGTAGCAGCGGCGCTCTTTGACCCTGCCGTGCCGCCTCCCGGCCAGTTCGCTGTTTATAATATGCTCTCCCACCACAAGGAGTTGTTCCTGCGGCAGGCCGACCACTTTGAGCTGGAGGGTAACCAATACGACAATGCCTGCGTGCGGACGCGTGTGCGCCGCTTTTTTATGGACTGA
- a CDS encoding nitroreductase family protein, whose protein sequence is MDTFTAIRERRSVKKYDPAHVMPQHDLDQLLELAVLSPTSFNIQNWRFVVVRDKAIRAKLQEAAWNQSQVTEASALIMVCANLNSWGEEASRYWATAPEETRSMLVGMIHKFYGQDLQLQRDEALRSAGMAAQTIMLAAKALGYDTCPMIGFDMKRVSELIKLPENHIVGMMITVGKALEPARPRGGQLPLDEVVFEDTF, encoded by the coding sequence ATGGATACGTTTACCGCGATTCGTGAACGCCGCTCGGTTAAAAAATATGACCCGGCGCATGTTATGCCGCAGCATGATCTTGATCAGCTGCTGGAGCTCGCCGTGCTCTCGCCGACGTCTTTCAACATCCAGAATTGGCGCTTTGTGGTCGTGCGCGACAAGGCCATCCGCGCAAAGCTGCAGGAAGCCGCCTGGAATCAATCCCAGGTGACGGAAGCCTCCGCACTGATCATGGTCTGCGCTAATCTCAACTCATGGGGCGAAGAGGCGAGCCGCTACTGGGCGACGGCACCGGAGGAAACCCGCTCCATGCTGGTGGGCATGATCCATAAGTTTTACGGGCAGGACCTCCAGCTCCAGCGTGATGAGGCCCTGCGCTCAGCCGGGATGGCTGCGCAGACGATCATGCTCGCCGCCAAGGCCTTGGGCTACGACACCTGCCCGATGATCGGCTTTGATATGAAGCGGGTCTCCGAGCTGATCAAGCTCCCCGAAAACCACATCGTGGGCATGATGATCACCGTCGGTAAAGCCCTTGAGCCCGCACGTCCGCGCGGTGGCCAGCTCCCTCTTGACGAGGTTGTTTTCGAGGACACCTTCTAG
- a CDS encoding mechanosensitive ion channel family protein: MKAILISLLLCFGIAGPLLSQDNSSSDTPDDIGHDEPPERSDAYKRAHMNAQDYVDQKLDARKLLDHMSNFASDTRSPRATLESFFYLIDSYYTLISADGVTWDNQDDLDNIALELADLFDMDDVPVNFQADAAIEASVYLAEYLSRREMPPLNEIPNQDEMAAAMKAGKLPVYRIPGTPIEIARINHGDLEGHYLFVNTLLTDAKSLYDQAENYPYLSDQFQGFYELYFLTPGPMIPASYIRNLPHWMTIDIYEQTIWQWTFTLFGFAMLIGIVYLLGRLIKRVCRSWEPLALNTAHLSLPVVTIILTKVLIYLLDEQIYLTGEAWKFIIMLSDIIVLIATIIIIIVLGSIAASAVTKSSQLQSRRIDQYLIRLGIRILSIVIAIGVMVQGLQRLGFSGATLLAGASVSGLAVALAAQSTLKNILGSIMIVLDKPFVIGNRVKIKSFDGVVEEIGLRSTRLRTLDGHLVSIPNDELSCTDIENVSSRPYIKRVFNVSLTYGTPPEKIYEAIEIVNAILALPADKAAEAPGRATPVPTDSADTEEAQPLDANTTPVEGESHADEAPGTQPSNEPIHNPDFPPRVFFNELMADSLNLIVMYWYFPAEYWEYLEHATWVNSELVRRFNAAGIDFAFPTQTVMLENVSEAGGAGEGEGAAPPAQPETV, translated from the coding sequence ATGAAAGCTATTCTAATAAGCCTCTTGCTGTGCTTCGGCATCGCTGGACCCTTACTGTCTCAAGATAATTCCTCCTCCGACACGCCTGATGATATCGGCCATGATGAGCCGCCCGAGCGTAGCGATGCCTATAAGCGCGCTCACATGAATGCGCAGGACTATGTGGACCAGAAGCTCGACGCCCGCAAGCTGCTCGATCACATGTCGAACTTTGCCTCCGACACGCGCAGCCCCCGTGCCACGCTGGAGAGCTTCTTTTACCTGATCGACAGCTACTACACACTGATCAGTGCCGACGGGGTGACGTGGGATAATCAGGATGACCTGGATAATATCGCGCTGGAGCTGGCCGACCTCTTTGACATGGACGATGTCCCCGTCAATTTCCAGGCCGACGCCGCGATCGAGGCTTCCGTCTACCTGGCCGAGTATCTCTCCCGCCGTGAGATGCCCCCGCTCAATGAGATCCCTAATCAGGATGAAATGGCGGCCGCTATGAAAGCGGGGAAACTCCCCGTCTACCGCATACCGGGGACACCGATCGAGATCGCTCGGATCAACCACGGAGATCTGGAGGGACACTACCTGTTTGTGAACACCCTCCTCACGGATGCCAAGAGCCTCTATGATCAGGCGGAGAATTATCCGTATCTCAGCGATCAGTTTCAGGGCTTTTATGAGCTATACTTTCTGACGCCGGGGCCGATGATCCCGGCCAGCTACATCCGTAATCTGCCGCACTGGATGACGATCGACATCTACGAGCAGACTATCTGGCAGTGGACGTTTACTCTGTTCGGCTTTGCGATGCTGATCGGCATCGTCTACCTGCTGGGGCGCCTGATCAAGCGGGTATGCCGGAGCTGGGAGCCGCTGGCGCTAAATACCGCGCATCTGTCTTTGCCGGTGGTTACGATTATCCTGACCAAGGTCTTGATCTACCTGCTCGACGAGCAGATCTACCTGACCGGCGAGGCCTGGAAGTTCATTATCATGCTTTCAGACATCATCGTCCTCATCGCGACGATCATCATCATTATCGTGCTGGGAAGTATCGCAGCCTCCGCAGTTACGAAGTCCAGCCAGTTGCAGTCGCGCCGCATCGACCAGTACCTGATCCGTCTGGGCATACGTATCCTGAGCATTGTTATTGCGATTGGCGTGATGGTGCAGGGCTTGCAGCGACTTGGTTTTTCCGGGGCGACGCTGCTGGCCGGGGCCAGTGTGTCCGGTCTTGCCGTGGCTTTGGCGGCCCAGAGTACGCTGAAAAATATCCTCGGCAGCATCATGATCGTGCTGGATAAGCCCTTCGTCATCGGCAATCGCGTGAAGATCAAGAGCTTCGACGGGGTGGTGGAGGAGATCGGTCTGCGCTCGACGCGCCTGCGCACGCTCGACGGCCATCTTGTATCCATCCCCAACGACGAACTCTCCTGCACGGACATCGAAAACGTCAGCAGCCGCCCGTACATCAAGCGCGTCTTTAATGTCTCCCTGACCTACGGCACGCCACCGGAGAAAATTTACGAGGCGATTGAGATCGTTAACGCCATCCTCGCCCTGCCGGCTGATAAAGCCGCTGAGGCTCCCGGCCGAGCGACACCTGTGCCGACGGACAGCGCGGATACCGAAGAGGCGCAGCCGCTCGACGCGAACACGACTCCTGTGGAAGGCGAGTCACATGCCGATGAGGCTCCAGGCACGCAGCCCAGTAACGAGCCCATCCACAATCCGGACTTTCCGCCACGTGTGTTTTTCAACGAGCTGATGGCGGACTCGCTCAACCTCATCGTCATGTACTGGTACTTCCCGGCGGAGTACTGGGAGTATCTGGAGCATGCCACCTGGGTAAACTCCGAGCTGGTCCGCCGGTTTAATGCAGCGGGCATCGACTTCGCCTTCCCCACGCAGACCGTGATGCTGGAAAACGTCAGCGAGGCTGGGGGCGCTGGAGAAGGCGAGGGGGCGGCACCGCCTGCCCAGCCGGAGACGGTTTAG
- the obgE gene encoding GTPase ObgE, translating to MFVDEVTIRLKAGDGGNGCMSFRRVAHNPKGGPDGGNGGRGGDVILVCDPNTADFTDYKFKPHATAKNGIPGKGSNMDGANGPTLKLKMPPGTVVIDTETGNTVLELVEYGQEVVLLKGGKGGMGNTTFKSSVNQAPRKYTPGQPGEEGTYKLILKSIADVGLVGFPNAGKSSLIGLLTGAEPKTGSYPFTTLQPTVGVVEYPETYERLTMADIPGLIEGAHENRGLGHRFLRHIERCSLLLILIDMAGTDGRKPVDDYKQLVEELRLYDEAMLEKPIVVVANKMDEPDSPKNLTAFKRKVRQPVHKLSCLSEEGLPELKELLRERILLEK from the coding sequence ATGTTTGTGGATGAAGTGACGATTCGCCTAAAGGCTGGAGACGGTGGCAACGGCTGCATGAGCTTCCGGCGCGTGGCGCATAACCCCAAGGGTGGCCCTGACGGCGGTAACGGTGGTCGCGGCGGCGACGTTATCCTCGTGTGCGATCCGAACACCGCGGACTTCACCGACTACAAGTTCAAGCCCCATGCGACGGCCAAGAACGGCATACCCGGTAAAGGCTCGAATATGGACGGCGCCAACGGCCCGACGCTCAAGCTGAAGATGCCTCCCGGCACCGTGGTCATCGATACCGAGACCGGTAACACCGTGCTCGAACTGGTCGAGTACGGCCAGGAGGTCGTCCTGCTCAAGGGCGGCAAGGGTGGCATGGGGAACACGACCTTTAAGTCATCCGTCAATCAGGCTCCCCGTAAGTACACCCCCGGCCAGCCGGGAGAGGAGGGTACCTATAAGCTCATTCTGAAGTCCATCGCGGACGTCGGTCTGGTCGGCTTCCCGAATGCGGGCAAGTCCAGCCTCATCGGCCTGCTCACCGGGGCCGAGCCGAAGACCGGCAGCTATCCCTTTACGACGCTTCAGCCGACGGTCGGCGTGGTCGAGTATCCCGAGACCTACGAGCGCCTGACCATGGCCGACATCCCCGGACTGATCGAGGGCGCACACGAGAACCGTGGCCTCGGGCACCGTTTCCTGCGCCACATCGAGCGTTGCAGCCTGCTCCTCATCCTCATCGACATGGCCGGGACGGATGGCCGCAAGCCCGTTGACGACTACAAGCAGCTGGTCGAGGAGCTGCGCCTCTACGATGAGGCCATGCTCGAAAAACCGATTGTGGTCGTGGCGAACAAGATGGACGAGCCCGACTCCCCGAAGAACCTCACCGCCTTCAAGCGCAAGGTCCGCCAGCCCGTGCACAAGCTCTCCTGCCTGAGCGAGGAGGGCCTGCCCGAACTAAAGGAGCTCCTGCGCGAACGTATCCTGCTGGAGAAGTAG
- the ilvB gene encoding acetolactate synthase large subunit, giving the protein MKMTGADLVIRLLERQGIRTIAGIPGGANLPLYDALARRPVIRHVLSRHEQGAGFIAQGLARTTGRPAVCFATSGPGATNILTAIADAKLDSIPVVCITGQVASPLIGTDAFQEVDVFGMSLPVTKHNVLVQSTEELLHVIPEAFRIAASGRPGPVWIDIPKDVQQATIEFEEWPEPGIADAPIEPDNDAITEAIAMIEAAERPILYLGGGIIHSESRELARELAERSHLPAVSTLMALGALPTDHPQSLGMLGMHAAPYTNLALEECDLLIALGARFDDRATGKVAEFCPGASVIHVDIDTSELGKIRQPTLSVRSDVGRFLEQLLKTIPARQRADWNTRIATLKAEHPMEMPGADDPSTHYGLIQAIARHAGRDAIVATDVGQHQMWTAQSFPFCRPRQWLTSGGLGTMGFGLPAALGAALSEPECPVVCISGDGSFLMNNQEMVTAAEAGANLKIIIMNNQSLGLVHQQQTLFFGKRLIASKFERGPDFAMMARAMGMDAVDLANEPDIDAALADAFARPGPVLINAPTCVEQQVLPMVPPGGANREMIRTRRA; this is encoded by the coding sequence ATGAAAATGACCGGAGCCGACCTCGTCATCCGCCTGCTGGAACGCCAGGGGATCCGCACCATCGCGGGTATCCCCGGAGGGGCTAACCTGCCCCTGTACGACGCGCTGGCCCGCCGGCCGGTGATCCGCCACGTCCTCTCCCGTCATGAGCAGGGGGCGGGCTTCATCGCGCAGGGCCTGGCCCGCACCACCGGGCGCCCCGCCGTGTGCTTCGCCACCAGCGGCCCGGGCGCGACAAACATCCTCACCGCCATCGCGGACGCCAAGCTGGACTCGATCCCCGTGGTCTGCATCACCGGTCAGGTTGCCAGCCCGCTCATCGGCACCGACGCCTTTCAGGAGGTCGATGTCTTCGGGATGAGCCTGCCCGTGACCAAGCACAACGTCCTGGTCCAATCGACAGAGGAGCTGCTGCACGTCATCCCGGAGGCCTTCCGCATCGCCGCCAGCGGCCGCCCCGGCCCGGTCTGGATCGACATCCCCAAGGACGTCCAGCAGGCCACGATCGAGTTCGAGGAGTGGCCCGAGCCCGGCATCGCCGACGCCCCTATCGAGCCCGACAACGATGCGATCACCGAGGCCATAGCTATGATCGAGGCCGCCGAGCGCCCCATCCTCTATCTGGGCGGAGGCATCATTCACAGTGAGTCCAGAGAGCTGGCCCGCGAGCTGGCGGAGCGTTCGCATCTGCCCGCTGTCAGCACCCTGATGGCACTGGGGGCCCTGCCCACCGATCACCCGCAGTCACTGGGGATGCTGGGCATGCACGCCGCCCCGTACACGAACCTCGCTCTGGAGGAGTGCGACCTGCTGATCGCGCTGGGCGCGCGCTTCGACGACCGCGCGACCGGCAAGGTCGCGGAGTTCTGCCCCGGAGCGAGCGTCATCCACGTTGATATCGACACATCCGAGCTGGGTAAAATCCGCCAGCCCACCCTGTCGGTCCGCAGCGACGTGGGCCGATTTCTGGAGCAGTTGCTGAAAACAATACCTGCCCGCCAACGCGCGGACTGGAACACCCGCATCGCCACCCTGAAGGCCGAGCACCCGATGGAGATGCCCGGCGCGGACGACCCGTCCACCCACTATGGGCTGATCCAGGCTATCGCCCGCCATGCCGGGCGCGACGCCATCGTCGCCACCGACGTCGGCCAGCACCAGATGTGGACCGCCCAGAGCTTCCCCTTCTGCCGACCCCGCCAGTGGCTGACCAGTGGCGGACTGGGCACGATGGGATTCGGGTTGCCCGCAGCCTTGGGCGCGGCCCTGTCCGAGCCGGAGTGCCCCGTGGTCTGCATCAGCGGCGACGGCAGTTTTCTGATGAATAATCAGGAGATGGTCACCGCCGCCGAGGCTGGCGCGAACCTGAAGATCATCATCATGAACAACCAGTCACTGGGGCTCGTCCACCAGCAGCAGACACTGTTCTTCGGCAAGCGCCTGATCGCCTCGAAGTTCGAGCGCGGTCCGGACTTCGCCATGATGGCACGCGCCATGGGCATGGATGCGGTTGACCTGGCCAACGAGCCGGACATCGACGCCGCACTGGCCGATGCCTTTGCACGTCCCGGGCCGGTCCTCATCAACGCACCCACCTGCGTCGAGCAACAGGTGCTGCCGATGGTCCCTCCCGGTGGTGCCAACCGCGAGATGATCCGCACCCGCCGTGCGTGA
- the lpxI gene encoding UDP-2,3-diacylglucosamine diphosphatase LpxI (LpxI, functionally equivalent to LpxH, replaces it in LPS biosynthesis in a minority of bacteria.): protein MSATAQSPFLPSGFDPTRPLAIVAGKGRYPILLAEKARAAGVPVRLVAFHGETSTDFYEDFPESERALIKVGQVGHMLKALKKFGAGYAIMAGQITPRRLFKGLHPDLKAVAILASLKERNAESIFGALAAEIEKIGVCQLDARAFLEDQLADTGVMTGGRDKIDPRTLEHGIRIAKEVARLDIGQGVVVSRGTVLAVEGFEGTDQMLRRAGQFEARDPLFVKTVKPGQDYRFDVPVFGLKTLESLRVANIRHVAVEAANTILLDKPDVLARARELKIQLTGYTA from the coding sequence TTGAGCGCCACCGCACAGAGCCCTTTCCTGCCGTCTGGCTTCGACCCGACCCGGCCGCTGGCTATTGTCGCCGGTAAGGGGCGCTACCCGATCCTGCTGGCCGAGAAAGCACGCGCCGCCGGTGTACCGGTGCGGCTGGTCGCCTTTCATGGCGAAACCTCGACCGACTTCTACGAAGACTTTCCCGAGTCCGAGCGCGCCCTGATCAAGGTCGGTCAGGTCGGCCACATGCTCAAGGCCCTGAAAAAGTTCGGCGCCGGCTACGCCATCATGGCCGGGCAGATCACCCCGCGCCGCCTCTTCAAGGGGCTGCACCCAGACCTGAAGGCCGTGGCCATCCTCGCCTCTCTCAAGGAGCGCAACGCCGAGTCGATCTTTGGAGCCCTCGCAGCCGAGATTGAAAAAATCGGCGTCTGCCAGCTCGACGCCCGCGCCTTTCTGGAGGACCAGCTCGCCGATACCGGCGTGATGACCGGCGGGCGCGACAAGATCGACCCGCGCACGCTTGAGCACGGCATCCGTATCGCGAAAGAGGTCGCCCGGCTGGACATCGGCCAGGGGGTCGTCGTCAGCCGTGGTACCGTGCTGGCGGTGGAGGGCTTTGAGGGCACGGACCAGATGCTGCGCCGGGCCGGTCAGTTCGAGGCGCGCGATCCGCTTTTTGTCAAAACCGTCAAGCCCGGTCAGGACTACCGCTTCGACGTGCCGGTCTTCGGCCTGAAGACGCTGGAGAGCCTGCGCGTGGCCAACATCCGCCACGTCGCCGTCGAGGCCGCCAACACGATCCTCCTCGATAAACCCGATGTCCTCGCCCGTGCCCGCGAGCTAAAGATCCAGCTCACTGGCTACACCGCATAG